In Nymphaea colorata isolate Beijing-Zhang1983 chromosome 3, ASM883128v2, whole genome shotgun sequence, a genomic segment contains:
- the LOC116249516 gene encoding RNA-dependent RNA polymerase 2, producing MTLKRKERGVGLWGLIRRKKFEEEEGTMGEGGSTVRVASIPLTAIAKDLLDYLEGAVGKGTIFALEILTEGRNWKSKGHGRVQFETASDARRALELSRQGRLRFQNANLEISLAREQIVPRPLRAENRLVGGALHAGTMVSDVSMASFACWEIGRAEVMPERERVAFWVEDGGEVYKLEIRFGDIVSTHGLCFEDQNSDAILFRVHYAPRVYQMLRRKDWLPMFSGNRYYICKEDCDFLWIRTTDFTSSRAIGNSSCFCWELPDGVDGQAFRLLASSFPQYEEMEELTVEYEVPPSSSSELAPIIDFPHGCNLSYEVHFQLNSLLHAQKITYLAISRELLDRLVHIRTGDLRTILMNLAKLDSTCYNLEEFIEEQLNKMRRKQMKLQKSHGYFLEGKNIMSCQRALVTPTKVYFMGPEFETSNHVVRHFSAHASNFIRVSFVDEDLGRLSRDVLAPRVGSTRPFKTKIHGRVLSILRDGILFGAKRFEFLAFSASQLRANSVWMFASNSDVTVDDIRNWMGEFKGIRCVAKHAARMGQLFSSSVSTLDVPHYEVEEVPDVECVTDHVRYCFSDGIGKISLAFAEKVAKKCGLDYTPSAFQIRYGGHKGVVAVDPTSFRKLSLRPSMRKFNSNNTMLSVTNWSKSMPCFLNREIISLLSSLGVETEKFVRMQYEQMRDLDDMLIDSKVALNVLESLGGGGTSITLTEMLLQGYKPNEEPYLAMMLKEYRYFQLSDMRNKCRIYVPNGRVLMGCLDETQTLEYGEVFIRVTKSSKEQQENELPFFQNVAGDNVTSIVLGKVVVTKNPCLHPGDVRVLRAIYTPVLEDQGLIDCIVFPQNGKRPHPNECSGGDLDGDLYFVSWDENIVPPNTDPPMHYIGRRPRIMAQEVTLQEVQEFFVNYMINDSLGAIANAHLVHADREPEKARSAICKELAMLHSEAVDFAKTGAEAEMRHALMPKEYPDFMERSDKPSYASPGVLGILYRATLEKKVQDSFQMGSNEVFLSNYDTDLQVCGFEKFLEISLVHKEQYESRLRALMHYYGADNEHEVLSGNLRNRAPLLEKDKQKFTKLKDRVLMLVKNLQREARSWFEGSCRSTECQKLASAWYHVTYHPDYLSSTTFLSFPWILSDVLLNIKCSRRQSIHM from the exons ATGACTCTgaaaaggaaggagagagggGTTGGTTTATGGGGGCTGATCAGGAGAAAGAAgttcgaagaagaagaaggcacaATGGGTGAGGGAGGAAGCACGGTGCGAGTCGCCAGCATACCGCTTACGGCGATAGCTAAGGATCTCTTGGACTACCTCGAGGGCGCCGTTGGGAAGGGCACCATCTTCGCGCTGGAGATCCTCACTGAAGGTCGGAACTGGAAGTCGAAGGGCCACGGCCGCGTTCAGTTTGAGACCGCAAGCGACGCCCGGCGAGCATTGGAGCTCTCCCGGCAAGGCAGACTCCGATTCCAGAATGCCAACCTCGAGATATCGCTTGCTCGTGAACAGATTGTACCCCGTCCACTCAGGGCCGAGAATCGACTAGTGGGGGGCGCGCTGCATGCGGGCACAATGGTCTCAGACGTCTCCATGGCATCCTTTGCATGCTGGGAGATTGGGAGGGCGGAGGTCATgccggagagggagagagtcgCGTTTTGGGTGGAAGACGGTGGGGAGGTGTACAAGCTCGAAATTCGGTTTGGGGACATTGTTAGCACACATGGGTTGTGTTTTGAGGATCAGAACAGTGATGCCATTCTATTCAGG GTTCATTATGCTCCAAGGGTCTACCAGATGCTTCGTAGGAAGGATTGGTTGCCAATGTTTAGTGGCAATAGATACTATATTTGTAAGGAAGATTGTGATTTCTTGTGGATAAGGACAACAGACTTCACATCGTCAAGGGCCATAGgaaattcctcttgtttttGTTGGGAGCTCCCTGATGGTGTTGATGGACAAGCATTCAGGCTGCTAGCAAGTAGCTTCCCACAGTATGAAGAGATGGAAGAGCTAACTGTTGAGTACGAGGTTCCTCCGTCTTCAAGTTCAGAGCTGGCTCCTATTATAGATTTCCCTCATGGTTGTAACCTGTCATATGAAGTCCATTTTCAGCTTAATTCGCTTCTCCATGCACAGAAGATTACTTATTTGGCAATTAGCAGGGAGTTATTGGACAGATTGGTGCATATTCGTACTGGTGATTTGAGAACAATTCTGATGAATTTGGCTAAGCTTGATTCCACTTGCTATAACCTTGAAGAGTTTATTGAAGAACAGCTGAACAAAATGAGGAGGAAGCAAATGAAATTGCAGAAGTCACATGGTTATTTCTTGGAAGGGAAAAACATAATGAGTTGTCAGCGAGCTCTTGTGACACCTACAAAAGTTTATTTTATGGGCCCTGAATTTGAGACCTCAAACCATGTGGTCAGACATTTTTCAGCACATGCATCTAACTTCATCCGAGTCTCCTTTGTTGATGAGGATCTTGGTAGGCTCTCACGTGATGTGCTTGCTCCTAGAGTTGGCAGCACAAGGCCATTTAAAACAAAGATCCATGGACGTGTATTATCCATTCTTAGAGATGGGATACTTTTTGGGGCTAAAAGGTTTGAGTTTCTGGCCTTCTCAGCAAGCCAACTGCGAGCAAATTCTGTTTGGATGTTTGCCTCCAACAGTGATGTAACTGTGGATGACATAAGAAATTGGATGGGTGAATTCAAAGGCATCCGTTGTGTAGCTAAACATGCAGCACGAATGGGGCAGTTGTTCAGTTCTTCCGTGTCAACACTTGATGTACCTCATTATGAAGTTGAAGAGGTTCCTGATGTTGAATGTGTCACTGATCATGTGCGCTATTGCTTCTCTGATGGGATTGGTAAGATATCATTGGCCTTTGCTGAAAAGGTTGCTAAGAAATGTGGATTGGACTATACTCCCTCTGcttttcaaatcagatatggtGGCCACAAGGGTGTTGTAGCTGTTGATCCAACTTCATTCAGGAAACTCTCCCTGCGGCCAAGCATGCGAAAATTCAACTCAAATAACACCATGCTCAGTGTGACCAACTGGAGCAAATCCATGCCATGCTTCCTTAATAGAGAAATTATTTCCCTTTTGTCCTCACTGGGAGTAGAGACTGAGAAATTTGTGAGGATGCAATATGAACAGATGAGGGATCTAGATGACATGctaatagattcaaaagttgCTTTGAATGTCTTGGAGAGCCTGGGAGGTGGTGGCACTTCAATAACCTTGACAGAAATGCTATTACAAGGTTACAAACCAAATGAAGAGCCTTACCTGGCAATGATGTTGAAAGAATATCGCTATTTTCAGTTGTCTGATATGAGAAACAAGTGCAGAATCTATGTTCCAAACGGAAGAGTTTTGATGGGTTGTTTAGATGAAACACAGACACTAGAATATGGAGAAGTTTTTATTCGAGTTACGAAGTCCAGTAAAGAGCAGCAAGAGAATGAACTTCCTTTCTTCCAGAACGTTGCTGGTGATAATGTGACATCTATAGTGCTGGGAAAAGTTGTGGTCACTAAAAATCCGTGTCTTCATCCTGGTGATGTCAGAGTCCTGCGAGCTATATACACACCGGTTTTGGAGGACCAAGGGCTCATTGATTGCATAGTGTTTCCTCAAAATGGGAAAAG GCCTCATCCGAATGAATGTTCTGGTGGTGATTTGGATGGTGACTTATACTTTGTTTCTTGGGATGAGAATATCGTTCCACCTAATACTGATCCACCTATGCACTATATTGGGCGAAGGCCACGGATTATGGCACAAGAAGTAACTTTACAG GAAGTTCAGGAGTTCTTTGTGAATTATATGATCAATGATTCGTTAGGTGCCATTGCAAATGCACATTTGGTGCATGCAGATCGTGAACCAGAGAAGGCAAGAAGCGCCATATGCAAAGAGCTAGCAATGCTTCACTCAGAGGCTGTGGACTTTGCAAAGACAGGAGCAGAAGCAGAAATGCGACATGCATTAATGCCAAAAGAGTACCCAGATTTCATGGAAAGATCGGATAAACCCTCCTATGCTTCTCCTGGCGTTCTAGGGATTCTGTACCGTGCTACTCTAGAAAAGAAAGTGCAGGATAGTTTTCAGATGGGGTCAAATGAAGTTTTTTTGTCAAACTATGACACTGATCTTCAAGTATGCggctttgagaaatttttagaaatttcacTAGTTCACAAAGAGCAATATGAATCAAGATTACGTGCTTTGATGCATTACTATGGAGCAGACAATGAACATGAAGTACTCAGTGGGAATCTAAGGAACCGAGCACCACTTCTGGAGAAGGATAAGCAGAAATTCACCAAGTTGAAGGATAGAGTCTTGATGTTAGTGAAGAATCTGCAAAGAGAGGCAAGAAGCTGGTTTGAGGGTAGCTGCAGGAGCACGGAATGCCAAAAATTGGCGTCTGCATGGTACCATGTTACCTACCATCCGGATTATCTTTCAAGCACCACATTCTTGAGCTTCCCATGGATCCTGAGTGATGTGCTGCTCAACATAAAGTGTTCGAGAAGACAAAGCATACACATGTAG
- the LOC116250872 gene encoding RING-H2 finger protein ATL46-like, whose product MASLRPPTIWATDKNNSFAFASPPPPIPTSPTARITPALLIIIVILAVVFFLSGLLHLFVRFISRPSSSPSSSPPADSADVQIPAVDSRQLQQLFHLHDSGLDQSLIDSLPVFSFRSVSAGPRRGGEAFDCAVCLCEFGDRDRLRLLPNCGHAFHLSCIDTWLLANSTCPLCRGSMLAVDGLLGIMYDEENPDDGCPKQHGDEEEEDDDDGVSTKVFDVKLGKFANLNAEHENGDDDGHGESSGGYGGGSASVDGRRCFSMGSFQYVVGEPSLRVKLAVRVPPGRWDRPGSSSGLGGSGGAHGDGGELELEDMRLSRRSRGDSLSISKIWLWPRRSPLVAESCDGPGHGV is encoded by the coding sequence ATGGCTTCCCTGAGACCACCCACCATCTGGGCCACCGACAAGAATAACTCCTTCGCGTTCGCCTCCCCACCACCGCCCATCCCCACCTCACCCACGGCCAGGATCACGCCGGCTCTCCTTATCATCATCGTCATCCTTGCGGTCGTTTTCTTCCTCTCGGGCCTCCTCCATCTCTTCGTCCGCTTCATTTCCCGCCCTTCCTCCTCGCCCTCCTCCTCCCCGCCGGCCGACTCGGCTGACGTCCAGATCCCCGCTGTCGACTCCCGCCAACTGCAGCAGCTCTTCCATCTCCACGACTCCGGCCTCGACCAGTCGCTCATCGACTCGCTCCCGGTCTTCTCGTTCCGCTCCGTCTCGGCCGGCCCGAGGCGAGGGGGGGAGGCCTTCGACTGCGCCGTCTGCCTCTGCGAGTTTGGCGACCGCGACCGGCTGAGGCTGCTGCCCAACTGCGGCCACGCCTTCCATCTTTCATGTATCGATACGTGGTTGCTCGCGAACTCGACCTGCCCGCTCTGCCGGGGCAGCATGCTGGCCGTAGACGGCCTCCTGGGCATCATGTATGATGAGGAGAATCCGGATGATGGCTGCCCCAAACAGCATggtgacgaagaagaagaagatgatgatgatggtgttAGCACCAAGGTGTTCGATGTTAAGCTAGGTAAGTTTGCGAATCTGAATGCTGAGCATGAgaatggtgatgatgatggtcATGGGGAAAGCAGCGGTGGGTATGGTGGTGGTAGCGCTAGTGTTGATGGTAGGAGGTGCTTCTCAATGGGCTCATTTCAGTATGTGGTGGGCGAGCCCAGTTTGAGGGTGAAGCTGGCGGTGCGGGTGCCGCCGGGAAGATGGGACCGGCCGGGCTCGAGCAGTGGGCTGGGTGGGAGCGGTGGGGCTCATGGTGATGGCGGTGAGTTGGAATTGGAGGACATGAGATTGAGCAGGAGGAGCAGAGGGGACAGCTTGTCCATTTCAAAGATCTGGCTGTGGCCTAGGAGGAGCCCCTTGGTGGCCGAGAGCTGTGATGGTCCTGGTCATGGGGTCTAA